The Streptomyces sp. Je 1-332 genome has a window encoding:
- a CDS encoding 5'-3' exonuclease: MLLDTASLYYRAYFGVPDSVKAPDGTPVNAVRGLLDFIARLVQDHRPDDLVACMDADWRPHWRVELIPSYKAHRVAEEIEQGPDAEETPDTLAPQVPIIEDVLDALGIARVGVPSYEADDVIGTYAGRAAGPVDIVTGDRDLYQLVDDERGVRVLYPLKGVGSLQITDEAWLREKYGVDGPGYVDLALLRGDPSDGLPGVPGIGEKTAAKLLDAYGDLAGIMAAVDDRKSKLTPSQRRRLDESRAYVAVAPRVVRVAGDVPLPDVDLALPGEPRDPAALDELAARWNLGGALKRLLTTLQG, translated from the coding sequence ATGCTGCTCGACACGGCGTCCCTGTACTACCGGGCCTACTTCGGGGTCCCCGATTCCGTCAAGGCCCCGGACGGCACACCGGTGAACGCGGTGCGCGGCCTGCTCGACTTCATCGCCCGGCTCGTCCAGGACCATCGCCCCGACGACCTGGTCGCCTGCATGGACGCGGACTGGCGCCCGCACTGGCGGGTCGAGCTGATCCCTTCGTACAAGGCGCATCGCGTCGCCGAGGAGATCGAGCAGGGCCCGGACGCCGAGGAGACCCCGGACACGCTCGCGCCGCAGGTCCCGATCATCGAGGACGTCCTCGACGCACTCGGCATCGCCCGCGTGGGCGTGCCGTCGTACGAGGCGGACGACGTGATCGGTACGTACGCCGGCCGCGCCGCGGGGCCGGTGGACATCGTCACCGGCGACCGCGACCTCTATCAGCTGGTGGACGACGAGCGGGGCGTCCGCGTCCTCTACCCCCTCAAGGGCGTCGGCTCCCTCCAGATCACCGACGAGGCCTGGCTCCGCGAGAAGTACGGGGTGGACGGACCCGGCTACGTGGATCTGGCCCTGCTGCGCGGCGACCCGAGCGACGGCCTGCCCGGCGTGCCCGGCATCGGCGAGAAGACAGCGGCCAAGCTCCTCGACGCGTACGGAGATCTGGCCGGAATCATGGCCGCGGTGGACGACCGCAAGAGCAAACTGACGCCGTCCCAGCGAAGGCGGCTCGACGAATCCCGCGCGTATGTGGCCGTCGCGCCGAGGGTGGTCCGCGTCGCGGGCGACGTACCGCTGCCGGACGTCGACCTGGCGCTGCCGGGCGAACCCCGCGATCCCGCCGCGCTCGACGAGCTGGCAGCGCGGTGGAACCTGGGCGGAGCGCTGAAGCGGTTGCTCACGACTCTCCAGGGGTGA
- a CDS encoding siderophore-interacting protein has translation MAERPARKAPKTHVAQVVRTERLTPHMQRVVLGGEGLAEFAGGDSTDLYVKLLFGAEGVTYPEPFDIQRIREEFPRDQWPVTRTYTVRSWDPRTRELAVDFVIHGDEGLAGPWAQRVEPGATVRFLGPGGGYTPDAEADWHLLAGDESALPAIAAALEALPEGAKAYAFVEVADADEEQKINSAAEITWLHRGQRPVGQALVEAVRSLDFPAGDVQAFVHGEAGFVKELRRHLRMEREVPRERLSISGYWRLGHNEDGWQASKRDWNAQVEAEQEPLHSA, from the coding sequence ATGGCAGAACGACCGGCACGCAAGGCACCGAAGACCCACGTCGCCCAGGTGGTGCGCACCGAGCGCCTCACCCCGCACATGCAGCGCGTGGTCCTGGGCGGCGAGGGTCTCGCGGAGTTCGCCGGGGGCGACTCCACCGATCTGTACGTGAAGCTGCTCTTCGGCGCCGAGGGCGTCACCTATCCCGAGCCGTTCGACATCCAGCGGATCCGCGAGGAGTTCCCCCGCGACCAGTGGCCCGTGACGCGTACGTACACGGTGCGCTCCTGGGACCCGCGGACCCGTGAGCTCGCCGTCGACTTCGTCATCCACGGCGACGAGGGTCTCGCGGGCCCGTGGGCCCAGCGCGTCGAGCCCGGCGCCACGGTCCGCTTCCTCGGCCCCGGCGGTGGGTACACGCCGGACGCCGAGGCCGACTGGCATCTGCTGGCCGGTGACGAGAGCGCGCTGCCCGCGATCGCCGCGGCCCTCGAGGCCCTGCCCGAAGGCGCCAAGGCGTACGCGTTCGTGGAGGTCGCCGACGCGGACGAGGAGCAGAAGATCAACTCCGCCGCCGAGATCACCTGGCTGCACCGCGGGCAGCGCCCCGTGGGTCAGGCCCTCGTCGAGGCCGTACGCTCCCTCGACTTCCCCGCGGGCGACGTGCAGGCGTTCGTGCACGGCGAGGCCGGGTTCGTGAAGGAGCTGCGCCGCCACCTCCGCATGGAGCGCGAGGTACCGCGCGAGCGCCTCTCGATCTCCGGCTACTGGCGCCTCGGCCACAACGAGGACGGCTGGCAGGCGTCCAAGCGGGACTGGAACGCGCAGGTTGAGGCCGAGCAGGAGCCGTTGCACTCGGCTTGA
- a CDS encoding GNAT family N-acetyltransferase, which produces MPFKISDVVAAGSLAHREQPVIPVPGGLILRPWSLDDAPAVYEAFQDPVIQRWHAREADSVDEARGWIDGWRKVWPEEQDAHWAIADATTDAVVGRISLRLIVLADGQAEVAYWTMPSARGRGIAPRALTALSDWAFDDIGLHRLELTHATANEASCRVALKTGFVPEGTKRSAVLHADGWHDMHLHARIRDDRAEPPAGP; this is translated from the coding sequence ATGCCCTTCAAGATCTCGGACGTCGTCGCGGCGGGCTCCCTCGCCCATCGGGAACAGCCCGTCATCCCCGTCCCGGGAGGGCTGATCCTGCGCCCCTGGTCGCTCGATGACGCGCCCGCCGTGTACGAGGCGTTCCAGGACCCGGTGATCCAGCGCTGGCACGCCCGCGAGGCCGATTCCGTCGACGAGGCCCGCGGCTGGATCGACGGCTGGCGCAAGGTCTGGCCCGAGGAGCAGGACGCGCACTGGGCCATCGCCGACGCCACCACGGACGCGGTGGTGGGCCGGATCTCGCTGCGCCTGATCGTGCTCGCCGACGGACAGGCCGAAGTCGCCTACTGGACCATGCCATCGGCCCGCGGCCGGGGCATCGCCCCGCGCGCCCTCACGGCGCTGTCCGACTGGGCCTTCGACGACATAGGCCTGCACCGCCTCGAACTCACCCACGCCACGGCCAACGAAGCCTCCTGCCGCGTCGCGCTCAAGACCGGCTTCGTGCCGGAAGGCACCAAGCGCAGCGCGGTCCTGCACGCCGACGGCTGGCACGACATGCATCTGCACGCCCGGATACGGGACGACCGAGCGGAGCCGCCGGCAGGCCCCTGA
- a CDS encoding RluA family pseudouridine synthase gives MRVKLPSDGAWTTVRDHLVERLKAGPEVIDGMLREGLIVGVDGLPVAPDAPYVPGTFVWFHRDLPDEVPVPYGIDVVYRDEHIVVADKPHFLATMPRGSHVTETALARLRRDLGIPALGAAHRLDRLTAGLMLFTVRPEERGAYQTLFGERRVRKEYEAVAAHDPGLGLPRTVRSHIVKERGIIAAYEVPGAEPNSESRVELKESRGELARYRLTPHTGRTHQLRVHMNALGLPILGDPVYPLVTGPVPPDDFRRPLQLLSRVLEFTDPVTGTDHRFVSSRELAAWTSYADWDQ, from the coding sequence ATGCGGGTCAAGCTGCCCTCCGATGGAGCCTGGACGACCGTGCGGGATCATCTCGTCGAGCGGCTCAAGGCCGGGCCCGAAGTGATCGACGGGATGCTGCGGGAGGGGCTGATCGTCGGCGTGGACGGGCTGCCCGTGGCGCCGGACGCCCCTTATGTGCCGGGCACCTTCGTGTGGTTCCACCGGGATCTGCCGGACGAGGTTCCGGTGCCGTACGGCATCGATGTCGTGTACCGCGACGAGCACATCGTCGTCGCCGACAAGCCCCACTTCCTGGCGACCATGCCGCGCGGCAGCCACGTCACCGAGACCGCGCTCGCCCGGCTCCGCAGGGACCTCGGCATCCCCGCGCTCGGCGCCGCGCACCGCCTCGACCGGCTCACCGCGGGGCTGATGCTCTTCACCGTGCGGCCGGAGGAACGCGGCGCGTACCAGACGCTGTTCGGCGAGCGGCGGGTGCGCAAGGAGTACGAGGCCGTGGCCGCCCACGATCCCGGGCTCGGACTCCCCCGCACCGTGCGCAGCCACATCGTCAAGGAGCGCGGCATCATCGCCGCGTACGAGGTCCCCGGCGCCGAGCCCAACAGCGAGAGCCGCGTCGAACTCAAGGAGAGCAGAGGGGAGTTGGCGCGCTACCGGCTCACCCCGCACACCGGCCGCACCCACCAGCTGCGCGTACACATGAACGCGCTCGGCCTGCCGATCCTCGGTGACCCCGTCTACCCGCTGGTCACGGGCCCGGTGCCGCCGGACGACTTCCGGCGGCCCCTGCAACTCCTCTCCCGTGTCCTGGAGTTCACTGACCCCGTCACGGGGACCGACCACCGCTTCGTCAGCTCACGCGAGTTGGCGGCCTGGACCTCGTACGCCGACTGGGATCAGTAG
- a CDS encoding cytochrome P450, whose amino-acid sequence MTTPSHSHPGTDDPAAPPPGCPAHGLGPGGMRRLYGPEAETDLAGLYEKLRAEHGPVAPALLHNDVPVWAVLGHSENLHMVRTPSQYTRDSRQWRAVQDGSMAADNPLAPVVTWQPMASFVEGDEHQRLRGAVTGAMAGLDHRGIRRYINRYSNLLLNDICQDGRADLVSGFAEHLPMMVMCHVIGMPEEYNERMVQAARDMIRGTETAIASNAYVMDALMRLVARRRAQAEEDFTSNLIAQPAQLTDDEVAAHLRLVLIASYEATANLIANALRMVLTDPRFRAQLSGGQMTVPEAVEQSLWDEPPFSAMIGYFAKQDTQLGGQQIKKGDGLILGIAPGNVDPVVRPDLAASMQGNRSHLAFSGGPHECPGQDLGRAIADTGVDALLMRFPDVELDVEEHELRWTSSILSRHLVALPVQFAPRPPQDVMARPMARVPGAARNDWQVSSPAPQPAFPAPTAPRAPAPQPPPPPAPESAPAAASVPRQGAWRRLVTWWRGY is encoded by the coding sequence GTGACGACTCCTTCCCACTCCCACCCCGGCACGGACGACCCGGCCGCGCCACCGCCCGGCTGCCCCGCGCACGGGCTCGGCCCCGGCGGCATGCGCCGTCTCTACGGGCCCGAGGCGGAGACCGACCTCGCAGGCCTGTACGAGAAGCTGCGCGCCGAGCACGGCCCGGTGGCCCCCGCCCTGCTGCACAACGACGTACCCGTCTGGGCGGTCCTCGGCCACAGCGAGAACCTCCACATGGTCCGCACCCCCTCGCAGTACACCCGTGACTCGCGCCAGTGGCGGGCCGTCCAGGACGGCTCCATGGCCGCCGACAACCCGCTCGCCCCCGTCGTCACCTGGCAGCCCATGGCCAGCTTCGTGGAGGGCGACGAGCACCAGCGGCTGCGCGGCGCGGTCACCGGCGCCATGGCGGGCCTCGACCACCGGGGCATCCGCCGCTACATCAACCGCTACAGCAACCTCCTGCTCAACGACATCTGCCAGGACGGCCGCGCCGACCTCGTGAGCGGGTTCGCCGAGCATCTGCCGATGATGGTGATGTGCCATGTCATCGGCATGCCCGAGGAGTACAACGAGCGGATGGTGCAGGCCGCCCGCGACATGATCCGCGGCACCGAGACCGCCATCGCCAGCAACGCGTACGTCATGGACGCGCTGATGCGCCTGGTGGCGCGGCGCAGGGCGCAGGCCGAGGAGGACTTCACCAGCAACCTCATCGCGCAGCCCGCGCAGCTCACCGACGACGAGGTCGCCGCCCACCTGCGGCTCGTGCTCATCGCCTCGTACGAGGCCACGGCCAACCTCATCGCCAACGCCCTGCGCATGGTCCTCACCGACCCGCGCTTCCGCGCCCAGCTCAGCGGCGGCCAGATGACGGTGCCGGAGGCCGTCGAGCAGTCCCTGTGGGACGAGCCGCCGTTCAGCGCGATGATCGGCTACTTCGCCAAGCAGGACACCCAGCTCGGCGGCCAGCAGATCAAGAAGGGCGACGGTCTGATCCTCGGTATCGCGCCGGGCAACGTGGACCCCGTCGTACGGCCGGACCTGGCCGCCAGCATGCAGGGCAACCGTTCCCATCTGGCGTTCAGCGGTGGTCCGCACGAGTGTCCGGGGCAGGATCTCGGCCGTGCCATCGCCGACACGGGCGTGGACGCGCTGCTCATGCGTTTCCCGGACGTGGAACTCGACGTCGAGGAGCACGAGTTGAGGTGGACCTCCTCGATCCTGTCCCGGCACCTGGTGGCGCTTCCGGTGCAGTTCGCGCCGCGGCCTCCGCAGGACGTGATGGCGCGGCCGATGGCGCGGGTGCCGGGCGCCGCACGCAACGACTGGCAGGTCTCGTCCCCCGCGCCCCAGCCCGCGTTCCCGGCTCCGACGGCGCCCAGGGCCCCGGCGCCGCAGCCCCCGCCGCCGCCCGCACCGGAGTCCGCACCGGCGGCTGCGTCCGTGCCGCGGCAGGGGGCGTGGCGCAGGCTCGTCACCTGGTGGCGGGGCTACTGA
- a CDS encoding ATP/GTP-binding protein: MDFKSSDTITGPSSEDVLPHTATAAVKVVIVGGFGVGKTTMVGSVSEIRPLTTEETMTQAGIGVDDNYGSETKTATTVAMDFGRISISEELVLYLFGTPGQERFWFLWNGLFEGALGAVVLLDTRRLEVSFDVIGRLEERGVPFVVAVNDFPDAPHHAMETLRRALDLDEAVPMVKCDARQRASSRDTLLTLMRYLHTLTVARV; encoded by the coding sequence ATGGACTTCAAAAGCTCTGACACGATCACCGGGCCCAGCAGCGAGGACGTCCTGCCGCACACGGCCACCGCCGCCGTGAAGGTCGTCATCGTGGGCGGGTTCGGGGTCGGCAAGACCACGATGGTCGGCTCGGTCAGCGAGATCCGTCCGCTGACCACCGAAGAGACCATGACCCAGGCCGGCATCGGCGTCGACGACAACTACGGCTCCGAGACCAAGACGGCCACCACCGTCGCCATGGACTTCGGCCGGATCAGCATCTCCGAAGAGCTGGTGCTCTATCTGTTCGGCACCCCCGGCCAGGAGCGCTTCTGGTTCCTGTGGAACGGCCTCTTCGAAGGGGCGCTCGGCGCGGTCGTCCTCCTCGACACCCGGCGCCTCGAAGTCAGCTTCGACGTGATCGGCCGCCTGGAGGAGCGCGGCGTGCCCTTCGTCGTCGCCGTCAACGACTTCCCCGACGCGCCCCATCACGCGATGGAGACGCTGCGCCGCGCCCTCGACCTGGACGAGGCGGTGCCGATGGTGAAGTGCGACGCCCGGCAGCGCGCTTCCAGCCGGGACACCCTGCTGACCCTCATGCGGTACCTGCACACCCTGACGGTGGCCCGCGTCTGA
- a CDS encoding DUF742 domain-containing protein: MNPPHGENPSHRDDPPQRERRSPENPERLYILTGEDTERAPLDLVTLIVADGEAPPMAEPEHSVVLRLCRTPLSVAELSAYLALPFSVVTVLLTKMLGADLVQARAPIVRSTLPDRSLLEAVMHGLQKL, translated from the coding sequence ATGAATCCTCCGCACGGCGAGAACCCCTCCCACCGAGACGACCCTCCCCAACGGGAACGGCGCAGCCCGGAGAACCCCGAGCGGCTCTACATCCTGACCGGCGAGGACACGGAGCGGGCGCCACTCGACCTCGTCACGCTGATCGTCGCGGACGGCGAGGCACCGCCGATGGCCGAGCCTGAGCACTCCGTCGTCCTGCGGCTGTGCAGGACGCCGCTGTCGGTCGCCGAGCTCTCCGCCTATCTCGCGCTGCCGTTCAGCGTGGTGACCGTTCTGCTGACGAAGATGCTCGGGGCCGACCTGGTACAGGCGCGGGCGCCGATCGTCCGCTCCACGCTCCCCGATCGTTCCCTTCTCGAAGCGGTGATGCATGGACTTCAAAAGCTCTGA
- a CDS encoding roadblock/LC7 domain-containing protein codes for MIQQRANFDWMLKELADGVPQTRQIVVLSADGLRIARYGGDPDAADRIAAACAGLQSLAAAVATEIPHSDGGMRMVIIEVDGGYFYLMAAGAGAYLAVLADETVDAGLIGNRMRDLVVRIGAHLTSPPRRDGQAV; via the coding sequence GTGATCCAGCAACGGGCCAATTTCGACTGGATGCTCAAGGAGCTCGCCGACGGCGTGCCGCAGACCCGGCAGATCGTGGTGCTCTCCGCGGACGGCCTGCGCATCGCCCGCTACGGCGGCGACCCCGACGCCGCCGACCGGATCGCCGCCGCCTGCGCGGGACTTCAGTCCCTCGCCGCCGCGGTGGCCACCGAGATCCCGCACAGCGACGGCGGGATGCGCATGGTGATCATCGAGGTCGACGGCGGCTACTTCTATCTGATGGCGGCCGGAGCAGGGGCATACCTCGCTGTCCTCGCCGACGAGACCGTCGACGCGGGCCTCATCGGCAACCGTATGCGGGACTTGGTCGTCCGGATCGGCGCCCATCTGACGAGCCCGCCCCGGCGAGACGGGCAGGCCGTATGA
- a CDS encoding ATP-binding protein, whose protein sequence is MVSVQSPPGGREVPYARVLLLPAILMAAAAGAAVAVVPESARIAVGWCGAIATLVVIAVGAEAVRRGRTIRELHTQYAQRLAFLERRIAAHDDETVRLGREIIPDAVFRLRQGEAPSEVIRNLVDADESFSELPQSQRQMLRHVLETLDAGEAMRESSQRAFVNIARRVQAIVHQQSAELREMEEFHGRNPEVFDDLLRIDHGTALIGRLADSITVLGGARPGRQWPKPVPLFSVLRGAMSRILEYQRVDLHSIAKVAIRGTSVEPLIHACAELLDNATRYSPPQTRVHVTAVEVQTGIAVEIEDGGVSLSEEARARAERMLAQAQAGFDLNDLGESPRLGMAVVGRLSQMYNLQVSLRQSAYGGVRAVLIVPREMMTTGPAPGLAHGIGASAVPRVNSEGVPIEEAVGIRRKKPRVMTAGPPLSKSLGAAMQDDVPEVTEWAANGLPQRRSRVRTPLAERLAQEAADERYAAQKAQYAPQAAAPVVPEPAKKEEKEPGLWIEAFMKGVNGDESAADDPLYPKGHSENDHGTADSADNADEGGWK, encoded by the coding sequence ATGGTGAGTGTTCAATCGCCTCCCGGTGGCCGAGAAGTCCCTTACGCACGCGTGCTGTTGCTGCCCGCCATACTGATGGCCGCGGCGGCCGGAGCCGCCGTCGCCGTGGTGCCGGAATCCGCCCGTATCGCGGTGGGCTGGTGCGGCGCGATCGCGACCCTCGTGGTCATCGCGGTCGGCGCCGAAGCCGTGCGCCGTGGCCGGACCATCCGGGAGTTGCACACCCAGTACGCACAGCGGCTCGCGTTCCTCGAGCGGCGCATCGCGGCCCATGACGACGAGACCGTCCGACTGGGCAGGGAGATCATCCCCGATGCCGTCTTCCGGCTCCGGCAGGGCGAAGCGCCGTCGGAAGTCATCCGCAACCTCGTCGACGCCGACGAGTCCTTCTCCGAACTCCCGCAGTCACAACGGCAGATGCTCCGGCACGTCCTGGAGACCCTGGACGCCGGAGAGGCGATGCGCGAGTCCTCGCAACGCGCCTTCGTCAACATCGCGCGGCGCGTCCAGGCCATCGTCCACCAGCAGTCCGCCGAACTGCGCGAGATGGAGGAGTTCCACGGCCGCAACCCCGAGGTCTTCGACGACCTGCTCCGCATCGACCACGGCACCGCGCTGATCGGCCGCCTCGCCGACTCGATCACCGTGCTCGGCGGCGCCCGCCCGGGACGCCAATGGCCCAAGCCCGTACCGCTGTTCAGCGTGTTGCGCGGCGCCATGTCCCGGATCCTGGAGTACCAGCGCGTCGACCTGCACTCGATCGCCAAGGTCGCCATCCGCGGCACGTCCGTGGAGCCGCTCATCCACGCCTGCGCCGAACTGCTCGACAACGCCACGCGCTACTCACCGCCGCAGACCCGCGTGCACGTCACCGCCGTCGAGGTGCAGACCGGCATCGCCGTCGAGATCGAGGACGGCGGCGTCAGCCTCAGCGAGGAGGCGCGGGCACGGGCCGAGCGCATGCTCGCGCAGGCCCAGGCCGGCTTCGACCTGAACGACCTCGGTGAGAGCCCGCGCCTCGGCATGGCCGTCGTGGGGCGCCTCTCGCAGATGTACAACCTCCAGGTCTCGCTGCGCCAGTCCGCGTACGGCGGCGTCCGCGCGGTGCTCATCGTCCCGCGCGAGATGATGACCACCGGCCCCGCCCCCGGCCTCGCACACGGCATCGGCGCGTCCGCGGTGCCCCGGGTCAACTCCGAAGGTGTGCCGATCGAGGAGGCCGTGGGCATCCGGCGCAAGAAGCCCCGCGTGATGACGGCGGGACCCCCGCTCTCCAAGTCGCTCGGCGCCGCGATGCAGGACGACGTCCCCGAGGTCACCGAGTGGGCGGCGAACGGACTGCCCCAGCGCCGCAGCAGGGTCCGCACCCCGCTGGCCGAGCGGCTCGCCCAGGAAGCCGCCGACGAGCGGTACGCGGCGCAGAAGGCCCAGTACGCCCCGCAGGCCGCCGCACCGGTCGTACCCGAACCGGCGAAGAAGGAGGAGAAGGAACCCGGCCTCTGGATCGAGGCCTTCATGAAGGGCGTCAACGGCGACGAGTCAGCAGCCGACGACCCGTTGTACCCCAAGGGCCACAGCGAGAACGACCACGGCACCGCCGACAGTGCCGACAACGCCGACGAGGGGGGCTGGAAGTGA